The sequence CGTCCTCGCCGTCCTGCGGCGGCAGGAAGCCGAGCTCCTCCATCGCCTCGTCGGCCATCTCCAGCCACTGCTCCACCCGCACCGGGTAGCCCCAGCGCCGGCACAGCGCCGCCACCGCCACCTCCGGCCGGCTGGCCTCGATCAGCTCCACCACCTCCGGCCGCTCCAGCCGCTCATGCATCTCGGCTTCACGGCGGTCGGCCTCCTCGCCGTCCTCGGACATCTCATAGGCCGCCGCCATCATCGCCAGCTGCACCCGCAGCCCGTGCCAGTCCTCCTGCGCCGCCTCCCGCTGCGCCGCCGCCTTGCGCTTCTCCTCCACCTGCCGCGACAGCTTGTCCTCCAACAGCAGGGTCAGCCGCAGCGACCGGGTCACGACGGCGATCCGCTGGCCATAGTCGACGCCGGGCTGCGGCGCCTCCACCGCTTCCGTGCGGGTGGCCTCGATGATCTCCATATGGACGTCCGCCGCCCGGGCGAGCATGCGCAGATGCCGTGCCGCCCGCTCCTCCTGAAGAGCGGGCGGGGCCTCCGATGTCCGATCGGTCTGCGTCGCGTCCATGGAACATAGCATGAACGTGCGTGACCGATAATACTACTGCGATCGTGGTCCCGGCCTGCAGGCCGGATCCGGGCGTCCGACACCTTCGAAATCGATTCCAGCGGTGCCAAACCCCTCCCCCTTGCCCCCTCCCGCGGGGGGAGGAGGAGATCGCGCTGGCGCCGACCGTCCCCGGGGCGGCGCTGTTCGAGGCCCATGACGACGATCCGGCCCTGGCGGGGCTCGAGATCGCGCTGAAGGGCGGCCAGATGGGCGCGCCCGACCATTTCCTGCGGATCAAGGCCGGGGGCGGGTGATCCGCGAGTGCGGCGAAGTGGGCCTGTCCATCAGTGCGTGCGGATGCGGAACAGGCGACCCGGCCGCGCCGCGCCCAGCACGCGGCCGATCAGCGGCCAGGCCAGCATGACGAGGCCGAGCGTGGCGATGCTGCCGACCAGGGCGTTCGACCAGAACACCGACAGGTCGCCGCCGGACATGATCATCGATTGGCGGAACGCGTCTTCCGCCTTGTCGCCCAGCACCATGGCCAGCACGAGGGGGGCGATCGGGTAGTCCAGCCGCTTGAAGACGTAGCCGGCGATGCCGAAGGCCAGCACCAGCCCCATGTCGAAGGGCGAGTTGGCGACGGTGTAGGCGCCGGCGAAGCACACCACCACGATCACCGGCCCGATCACGGCGAAGGGGATGCGCAGGATGGCGCTGAACACCGGCACGGTCGCCAGCACCAAGGCGACGGCGACGACATTGCCCAGATACATGCTGGCGATCAGGCCCCAGACGAAGTCCGGCTGATCGATGAACAGCATCGGGCCGGGCGTCAGGCCCCAGATCATCAGCCCGCCCATCATCACCGCGGCGGTGGCCGACCCCGGCACGCCCAGCGCCAGCATCGGCAGGATGGCGCAGGTGCCGGCGGAATGGTCGGCGGCCTCGGGCGAGACGATGCCGGCCGGGTCGCCCTTGCCGAAGCCCTCCTTGCGGCGGGCGAAGCGCCGGGCCAGGCCGTAGCTCATGAAGCTGGCGGCGGTCGGGCCGCCGGGGGTGATGCCCATCCAGCAGCCGACCAGCACGCTGCGCAGCAGCGCCAGCCATTGCCGCGGCAGCTCGCGCATGGCGCGGCCGACGTCGCGCAAGCCCACCCGGGCGCGGATGCCGTCGAAGCGCAGCCCTTCCTCCATGGTCAGGATCAGCTCGCCGATGCCGAACAGGCCGATCACCGCGACCAGGAAGCTGATGCCCTTGATCAGGTCGGCCAGGCCGAAGGTCAGCCGCAGATTGCCGGAGACGGTGTCCATCCCGACCGTGGCGAAGGCGAAGCCCAGCATCATCGACACGATGGTCTTCACCGGCGACCCGCTGCCCATGCCGACGAAGGAGGCGAAGGCCAGGAAGTAGACGGCGAAGAACTCCGGCGAGCTGAAGCGCAGCGCGAACTGCGCCACCCAGCCGGACAGGAGGGTGATGACCACCACCCCGGCCAGGGCGCCGAACCCGGCCGACAGGAAGGCCAGGGTCAACGCCCGCGCCGCCTGGCCCGCCCGCGCCATCGGATAGCCGTCGAAGGTGGTGGCGACCGAGGAGGGCTCGCCCGGGATGTTGAACAGGATCGAGGTGGTGGAGCCGCCGAACAGCGCGCCCCAATACATGCAGCTCAACAGGATGATGGCCGAGACCGGGTCCATGGCGAAGGTCAGCGGCAGCAGCAGCGACACGCCGTTCGGCGCGCCGAGGCCCGGCAGCACCCCGACCAGGATGCCGAGCATCACGCCCAGCACCATCAGCATCAGGTGATAGCCGCTCAGGACGGTGCCGAAGCCGTCGACGAGATGGGCGAGGTTGTCCACGGGAGGTCTCCGGATGTCAGGCGAGGCCGAGCCAGGCCTCGACCGGGCCCTTCAGCAGCGGCACCTGGAACCAGGTCTCGAACACCAGCCACAGCAGGGCGGCGACGCCGAGCCCGACCGGCACGGCGCTGCGCAGCCGGTAGCCTCCCTGCAGCGCCATCACGCCGGCGAGATAGAGGGCGGAGGCGACATAGAGGCCGAGCGGTATGGACAGCGCGACAAAGGCCGCCATCGGCCCGAAGAAGGCAGCCACCCGGCGCAGCCGCACGCCGTCGAGGAACACGCCGCCATCGCGGGACCGGATCGTCTGCACCAGCGTGCCGAGGCTGCCGGCGACGATGATCAGGCCGACGGCGAAGGGGAAGGTCCCGGGCTCGGGCCCGGCCTCGTTCCAGCCGATGCCGCTTTGCAGCCCGCCGACTGTGACCGCGGCGCCGACCGCCCCGGTGGCCGCGGAGGCCGCGCATTCCATCGCGAAGCGGGAGATGCCGCGGCTCTCAGGCTTATGATGCTCAGACATCACCTGTCAGGCCCTTTCATGGTTCCCCTCTCCTTGCGGGACCTTTTCAAAACACCCCTTCCTCACCGTCATTGCGAGGAGGCGAAGCCGACGAAGCAATCCAGGGGTTGGTGCGAGCGGCCCTGGATTGCTTCGCTGCGCTCGCAATGACGGTGTTGGAAATTCTGAAAAGATCTCCCCTTGCGGAGAGGCGCCCTCCGTCAGCCGGCGAGCCAGCCCTGCTTCTGGTAGACCGCGCGTACGCGGTCCTGCTCGGCGCGGATATAGGCCTGCCATTCCTCGCCGGTCAGGAACCGGCCGCTCTGCGAGCTCTTGGTCAGGTAGTCCTGCCATTCCGGCGTCTCGCTGACCTTGCGCAGCAGGTCGGTGTAGAAGGCCGTCGCCTCCGCCGGCACGCCGCCGGGCAGCCAGACCGCGCGCGGCATCTGGTAGCTGTCGATCGGGATGCCTTCGTCGCGGCACAGCGGGATGTCGGCCCAGCCGAGGTCGCCCGACACCTTCGGGCCAGCCGGCAGGCGCTGGGTGCTGAAGACGCAGAGCGGCCGCACCATCCCGGCCTGCCACTGGCCGCGATTCTCGTTCGGGTTGTTGGTGTTGCCGTCGATATGGCCGCCGGCCAGCTGCACCGCGGCCTCGTTGCCGCTCTTGAACGGGACGTAGGTGAAGCGGGCGCCGGTGGCCTCGCCGACCATGGTGACCAGGGTCTGGTCGACATCCTTGGACTGGCTGCCGCCGAACTTCAGCGCCCCGGGCTTCTCCTTGGCCGCGGCCAGCAGCTCGGCCGCCGACTTGTAGGGCGACTCGCCGTTCACCCACAGCACGAACTCGTCCATCGCCATCGCCGCCACCGGGGTCAGGTCCTCCGGCGCGTAGGGCAGGTTGGCGACGAAGGGCAGCAGGTATTCGTTGTTGGTGCCGAACACCAGCTTGTGCGGATCGCCGGCGGCGCCCTTGCCGTAGACGAAGCCTTCGGCGCCGCTGCCGCCGCCCTTGTTGGTGACGACGATCGGCCGGTCCAGCAGCTTGTGCTTGACGATGATCGCCTGCACGGCGCGGGCGAAGCTGTCGGTGCCGCCGCCGGGGCCGGAGGTGACGACGAACTCGATCGGCTTCTGGGGTTCCCAGGCCTGGGCGGACGCCACCGGCAGCAGCGCGGCCAGCGCCAGGGTCAGTTGCTTGAGCATCTTCGTTCTCCTCCCTTTGCGTGTGGTTGACGGGCCGGATCAGCCGGCCGGGGCGCGCCTCCGGGCCGCCATGCGGGCGGCCAGCAGCACCGCGGCGCGGCTGGCGCCGATATCGGCGACGCCTTGGCCGGCGATGTCGTAGGCGGTGCCGTGGGCAGGGGTGCAGATCGGGAAGGGGAAGCCGCCCAGCATGGTGACGCCGCGGTCGAAGCCCATCAGCTTCATCGCGATCTGCCCCTGGTCGTGATACATGGTCAGCACCGCGTGGCAGCCTTCCTTCGGCGCCCGCAGGAAGACGGTGTCGGCCGGGTAGGGGCCGACGACGTCCAGGCCCTCCGCCGCCGCGGCGCGGACCGCGGGGCCGATCACCTCGATCTCCTCGCGCCCGAAATTGCCGCCGTCGCCGGCATGCGGGTTCAGCCCGGCCACGGCGATGCGCGGCCGGTCGATCCCGGCGGCGCGGAGGCAGCCGGCGGTCAGCGCCAGCTCGGCCCGGATGCCGTCCGCGGTGATCGCCGCGGCCACGGCCGACAGCGGGATATGCGAGGTGACCCGCGCATTCCAGATCGTGTCCAGGATGTTGAATTCGCGGGCGGCGCCGGACCAGCCGATGGCGTCCGCGACGAAGCGGATCTCGTCGTCGTAGCCGGGATACGCATAGCGCATCGCCTGCTTGTTGAACGGGGTGAAGCACACCGCGTCGGCCCCACCGGAAGCGGCGAGCTGCAGCGCCCGGCGGAAGTTCTCGGACGCGAATCTGCCACCCGCCAGCGTCGCCTCGCGCGGCGTCACCTCGGCCGGGTCGAGGTGGCGCAGGTCAACCAGCACTGGCCGGTCGTCCGGCGCCTTCTCCTCGGTGATCACCTCGAGGTCCAGCGTGACGCCGGCCGTCCGGGCCCCGGCGTCGAGGATGCGGCGGTCGCCGAACACGACAAAGCGGGCGGCGGCGCGGATCTCGTCCAGCGCCAGCAGCCGGGCGGTCAGCTCCGGGCTGATCCCGGCGGGATCGCCCATCGCCAAGGCGATGACGGGACGGGCGGAGGCTTCGGTCGGCCGGATGTCGGGCTGGGCTGCCACGGTGCTCCCCAAGATCTTCTTGCTTCTGGAGGAGACCATAGCAGGCATGCATGCACACATCAAGCATGCTGCACTCTGCATGCAGAATGCTGAGATTGACGTCCGGAGGGGTTCTTCGCCATCCTGGCCAGGCCGGGCGATGCCGCCGGCGGGGCGAGAGGACGGGATGGAACTGGATCTGCAGGACGCGTTGGCCGACAGCCCGGGCGGCCCGATCGCCCGCCCGTCGCTGCACGACCAGATCGTCGGCCGCATCCGCGACATGGTGATCGAAGGCGTGCTGCCGCCCGGCGCGCGCATCCATGAGGGCCAGCTGGGGGCGCAGCTCGGCGTGTCCCGCACGCCGCTGCGCGAGGCGCTGAAATACCTGGCCAGCGAGGGGCTCTTGGACCTGGTCCCGGGCCGTGGCGCCGTGGTCAAGCGCTTCTCCGCCAAAGAGGTGCAGGACATGCTGGCGGTGCTGGGCCTGCTGGAGGCCGAAGCCGGCCGGCTGGCCTGCGCCGATGCCTCGGATGCCGGCATCCGCGAGATCCGCGCGCTGCACGACCGGATGCTGGAGCATTACCGCCGGCGCGAGCGGCTGGAATATTTCAAGCTCAACCAGGCCATCCACTCCGCCATCCTGCGCCTGTCCGGCAACGCGGCGCTGGTGACGGTGCACGGCATCCTGCAGTCGCGGCTGAAGCGAATCCGCTTCATCGGTAACGGCAGCGAGGAGAAATGGGCCGCGGCCGTGGCCGATCACGAGGAGATGATCGCCGCCCTCGAAGCCCGGGACCCGGAGCGGCTGGCCGCGATCCTCAGCCGCCACATGGCGGAGAGCTGGAACCGGGTGCGGGACGCGATCTGAGAGCGTGGGGCCGATGGAAGGGCCTTCATGACCTCTTTTCAATGTCATGCCCGGGCTTGACCCAGGCATCCAGAAGGTCTCGACACCCTCTGGATTGCCGGGTCAAGCCCGGCAATGACAGGAAGGATGCGGCCTGAGAGCCGTTACAGCACCAGCGTCTCGTGCGGACGCAGGGAGACGGTGCGGGCGGCGCCTCCGGTGACCGATGCCGGCACCGTGCCCTCGAACGGCCGGTCGCCGGCGTTGAACAGGCTGACCAGGTCGCCGCCCGGGAGGCCGCTCACCCGCTGCACGATCAGGTCGCCGAGCCCGTCCGGATCCGGCCGGCCGACGGCGGCGCCGAGGCGCGGGAAGTCGCAGGGCCGGGCCCGGCCGTCCCCCAGCAGCTCGCGCAGCAGCGCCTTGCGTGCCGGGGAAAGCTCGCCGAGATGGTCGCTGGTCATCAGCACGCCGCCAGCGAGGCCGGCGAACCGTGCCAGGGAGTCGGCCTCGGCGTCCGACAGCTCGTGGAAGCGGTCGCGCAGCAGGATGCAGTCGGGGTCGGCCTGCCACAGGATGCCGTTGGCGAAGCTGCGGGTGGTCTGGTCGCGCAGCAGCGATTCCGCGGACTGATGACCGCTCCAGGACACGCCGATGTCGCGGCCGATGCGCATGGCGTCGACCAGCCCAATGGGGGCGAAGATCGGCGAGCCGCAACCGAGCCACAGCGCGTCGCCGATCTCCTCGCGGATCAGCCGGGCCATCCGCATCCACACCTCGATCCGGGTCAGCCCGCCGCGGTGCCAGCGGGCGCGGTCGGGGCCGAACTCCGACCCCGCATTCATGAAGTCGGTCTTGAAGTAGCGGCAGCCCCAATGCCGCGCCCAGATCCGGAACACGCCGCGGATATAGGCCTCGGCCTCCGGGTGGGTGACATCGAGGACGTAATACTCCTCGCTGCGCTTGTGCCAGCGGAACTCGCCGTAGAACTTGGAGTAGACGACGGGCGCCTCACGGTCGCGCCGGCGCACCACCCAGTCGGGATGGTCGCGGTAGAGCCGGCTGCGGTTGCCGACCAGGAAGGGCGCGATCCACAGGCCGGGGACGAAGCCGGCGGCGGCGATGTCGGCCAGCAGCGGGGCCATGCCGCGCGGGAATTGCGGCTTCACCTCCAGCCAGTCGCCCATCTCCGGCGTGAAGCCGTCATCGATCTGGAACACGCGCAGCGGCAGCCCCTCGGCCTTCGCCTGCCGCGCGCCCTCCAGGTGGTCGAGCAGGTTCTCCTCGGTGATCGCGGCGTAGAGGTTGTACCAGGAGCACCAGCCGGTGATGCGCTCTCCGGCGATGCGCGGCGGCAGCGGCGAGGCCTCGGCCACCGCCCGGGCCCAGACGCGCAGGCCTTCCTCCACCGCCGCATGATCGAACAGGGCGAACCATTCGGAGACGGCGTTGCCATCGTGCGGGGCGTGATCCCAGAGGGCTTCGAGGGTGATGGCAAAGCCGTCCGCCGCCGGCCGGAAGCCGAAGCGGTGCTGGAACCGGTCGTGGCGCAGCGCGCCGAGCACTGTCCCGCCGTCGCCCTCGCGCGGCAGCAGCTGGGTCATGGCGTATCCGGTCGCGGCCTTCTCGTCGCCGGAAGCGAGGCGGTCGTGTGTGACGAAGAAGCTGCCGTCCCAGCTGTGATAGCCGGTGCGGAGACAGGC comes from Inquilinus sp. Marseille-Q2685 and encodes:
- a CDS encoding tripartite tricarboxylate transporter permease, whose product is MDNLAHLVDGFGTVLSGYHLMLMVLGVMLGILVGVLPGLGAPNGVSLLLPLTFAMDPVSAIILLSCMYWGALFGGSTTSILFNIPGEPSSVATTFDGYPMARAGQAARALTLAFLSAGFGALAGVVVITLLSGWVAQFALRFSSPEFFAVYFLAFASFVGMGSGSPVKTIVSMMLGFAFATVGMDTVSGNLRLTFGLADLIKGISFLVAVIGLFGIGELILTMEEGLRFDGIRARVGLRDVGRAMRELPRQWLALLRSVLVGCWMGITPGGPTAASFMSYGLARRFARRKEGFGKGDPAGIVSPEAADHSAGTCAILPMLALGVPGSATAAVMMGGLMIWGLTPGPMLFIDQPDFVWGLIASMYLGNVVAVALVLATVPVFSAILRIPFAVIGPVIVVVCFAGAYTVANSPFDMGLVLAFGIAGYVFKRLDYPIAPLVLAMVLGDKAEDAFRQSMIMSGGDLSVFWSNALVGSIATLGLVMLAWPLIGRVLGAARPGRLFRIRTH
- a CDS encoding tripartite tricarboxylate transporter TctB family protein, with amino-acid sequence MSEHHKPESRGISRFAMECAASAATGAVGAAVTVGGLQSGIGWNEAGPEPGTFPFAVGLIIVAGSLGTLVQTIRSRDGGVFLDGVRLRRVAAFFGPMAAFVALSIPLGLYVASALYLAGVMALQGGYRLRSAVPVGLGVAALLWLVFETWFQVPLLKGPVEAWLGLA
- a CDS encoding tripartite tricarboxylate transporter substrate binding protein; its protein translation is MLKQLTLALAALLPVASAQAWEPQKPIEFVVTSGPGGGTDSFARAVQAIIVKHKLLDRPIVVTNKGGGSGAEGFVYGKGAAGDPHKLVFGTNNEYLLPFVANLPYAPEDLTPVAAMAMDEFVLWVNGESPYKSAAELLAAAKEKPGALKFGGSQSKDVDQTLVTMVGEATGARFTYVPFKSGNEAAVQLAGGHIDGNTNNPNENRGQWQAGMVRPLCVFSTQRLPAGPKVSGDLGWADIPLCRDEGIPIDSYQMPRAVWLPGGVPAEATAFYTDLLRKVSETPEWQDYLTKSSQSGRFLTGEEWQAYIRAEQDRVRAVYQKQGWLAG
- a CDS encoding 4-hydroxythreonine-4-phosphate dehydrogenase PdxA, which gives rise to MAAQPDIRPTEASARPVIALAMGDPAGISPELTARLLALDEIRAAARFVVFGDRRILDAGARTAGVTLDLEVITEEKAPDDRPVLVDLRHLDPAEVTPREATLAGGRFASENFRRALQLAASGGADAVCFTPFNKQAMRYAYPGYDDEIRFVADAIGWSGAAREFNILDTIWNARVTSHIPLSAVAAAITADGIRAELALTAGCLRAAGIDRPRIAVAGLNPHAGDGGNFGREEIEVIGPAVRAAAAEGLDVVGPYPADTVFLRAPKEGCHAVLTMYHDQGQIAMKLMGFDRGVTMLGGFPFPICTPAHGTAYDIAGQGVADIGASRAAVLLAARMAARRRAPAG
- a CDS encoding GntR family transcriptional regulator, with protein sequence MELDLQDALADSPGGPIARPSLHDQIVGRIRDMVIEGVLPPGARIHEGQLGAQLGVSRTPLREALKYLASEGLLDLVPGRGAVVKRFSAKEVQDMLAVLGLLEAEAGRLACADASDAGIREIRALHDRMLEHYRRRERLEYFKLNQAIHSAILRLSGNAALVTVHGILQSRLKRIRFIGNGSEEKWAAAVADHEEMIAALEARDPERLAAILSRHMAESWNRVRDAI
- a CDS encoding glycoside hydrolase family 36 protein, with product MRFDADALAFQGSSIRLAEIVPVIDGEAVHGVPTIRHEAGGWTAEWPAEGGSFRLEVERRDFGGTPGFAFRFVLDGRPPEQPLTALGIEIGRAGPARACLRTGYHSWDGSFFVTHDRLASGDEKAATGYAMTQLLPREGDGGTVLGALRHDRFQHRFGFRPAADGFAITLEALWDHAPHDGNAVSEWFALFDHAAVEEGLRVWARAVAEASPLPPRIAGERITGWCSWYNLYAAITEENLLDHLEGARQAKAEGLPLRVFQIDDGFTPEMGDWLEVKPQFPRGMAPLLADIAAAGFVPGLWIAPFLVGNRSRLYRDHPDWVVRRRDREAPVVYSKFYGEFRWHKRSEEYYVLDVTHPEAEAYIRGVFRIWARHWGCRYFKTDFMNAGSEFGPDRARWHRGGLTRIEVWMRMARLIREEIGDALWLGCGSPIFAPIGLVDAMRIGRDIGVSWSGHQSAESLLRDQTTRSFANGILWQADPDCILLRDRFHELSDAEADSLARFAGLAGGVLMTSDHLGELSPARKALLRELLGDGRARPCDFPRLGAAVGRPDPDGLGDLIVQRVSGLPGGDLVSLFNAGDRPFEGTVPASVTGGAARTVSLRPHETLVL